CCTGTGTTAATGAACCGTTCATTTCCTGTTTATGATGAACCACATCAAGCGCCTGATCTTCCAGGGTTCCTGCTTTTAAATCATAAAAGAATCCGCGCTGCAAACCAGCATAAGTTAAAGTTGGTGTATTCCTGAGTAGCGATTGTCCTTTTGAAATTCCTGCTGCTTTGCTTAAGCCATCGGTAAAGGCGAGTGATTGCTGATGGCAGCTGGCGCAGCTGCGGTTATTTCCATTAGAAAGTACCGCATCATTGAACAAGATTTTTCCAAGTGCAATTTTATCATCGTTGATAAATAAAGTACTGTTGCCTACAAATTTGTTTACGTTAAAAGCGTTTACTTGGAACATACTTGTTGCATCGTCACGAAGTGCGCTGCCGCTGGTGGCAGTTGGTATTTTTTTTTCTAAACGAAGTAAATTGATGTGCTTGCTGATCGGATCAAGATATTCAGTTATAAAAGTCAAACGATCGAAATGATCAAAATCGGCATTTTTATCTAGGTAGCTTATCGCTGAAGGTACCAGTTTATCTGACGCATTGTTTTCATACTTTGCCAGTACGTTTGCTATTCCCTGTAATGCCGAAACCGTTTCGGGTATTGATTGTAAGGCGTTTGGGGTATCAAAACCAGTAATGCCTAAACTGGTAATCCTGAAAATTTCTAAACGGATAGCGTCAAATAATTGTGCATCGGTAATCTGGTACTGTTCATTAAAACGGCTAACACGTTGCAGGTTGAGCCGCATTTTTTTTACCTCATTTCCTAATTCTTTTCGGTTTTCTGTCGTTGGGTCTTCATAGATAATTTCTTCCATTACCTGAAAGCCTGTTGGATTTTCAATGAGATTTTCACCCAGTTCAATTTCATCAATTGGTGCACCATTAAGCAGTACAGAAGTTGAAGGGAAAAAATATTCGATATAATACTCCAGCTGTTTGTATTTTATTCTCGCCTGTAGAAAAGATTGTTTAATTGCTTTTTCATCCCTGTTTTGAACGGCTATCGATAATTTTTGGTCAATAATGTTCTGAAATTCAACAAGCTGTCGGTCAAAATCGGCTTTTACCAGTTCTGCATTTGATCTGTTTTCCGTTTTACAGAAAATGGATAACAGAGTAGTAAGGGTAATCAGTACAATAAAAAAGACAATTTTTTTAAGGCTAGGCATGCTTGGGTAGGAGTTGAAATAAAACAGAAAAATCCTTCCAGCGTTTGCCGAAAGGGATAAAGAAATAAAATAGGTTATTTAGAAACGCCGCGAACGATTACGACTTGTCCACCTTCGTTATTATTTACCAATCTTGTTGTACCACCATCAGCATTTTTGTATTTATCGCTTGTCCAGGTGTGTGGGTGTAAGTTAACTATGAATGTATCAGGGATACCAGTCAGTGCAGAGATATCGTACATCGCGCCATATTCCCAGCTACTTAATTGTACATTGTTTGATGGGTTGTATTTAGCGTTAAAAGTGGCATCTGTTCTGCGGTGGTTCATTTGTAACATCGGTTTTAACGATTTTGAAGCCATTGCAAATTGCCAGATGGTTCCATCATGGTCGTTGTTTTTGTAGAACGAATCTCCATCTTCCTGGATGTACACATAGTTTTCGGTTACGCAAAGGTTATCTGGATTTACAATACTTTTTCCAGGGTTGTCATTTCCGTCAACGGCAACTTCTAATTTACCTTTTAATGGATTGTTTGCATCCAATACCAGTTTATATACGCGGCCCCACATGGTTTTTCCACTTACTGGCGTAAGTTTATCGCCCTGGCTAACACCAGTTGCAGTAAAATATACTTCCCGTCCGTTTGCTGCACTGCCTTTTCTGTAATCGATATCTTCTACGCGGGCTAGCATTAAAGCTTTTTTATCAATTGTTTGTTGCTGTAACTGTGCACCTGTACTGCTTTTTACATTGTCAAGCTCCACAAATTCCACATCATAGCTTTGTCCTTTGTCCATGTTGGTTTCAATCGGATCGTTATTGCTGCGTTTCATCACATATAACTTGCCGTTTTCCAGGTCACCTTGAGTGTTAGATACGTACATGGCCAATTGTCCATCGGTTTCATCCTCACCAATCATGATAACGGTTTTGCCAGCATATGATGCTTTAGGGAGTGGCACTGCATTTTCAGCGCTCCATCTGCCTAATGCACTAACAGTTCTCTGTTTGTTCTTTTTATCTGCTGCCGCAAGGGGATCGATGGCGTGGATCATTGATTCTGCACCACTTTCTCCGGCAGTTAAGAAAACTGGTTTAGAAAAGCCATGTTCTTCTGGTGTTGCCATTGT
The nucleotide sequence above comes from Pedobacter riviphilus. Encoded proteins:
- a CDS encoding cytochrome-c peroxidase yields the protein MPSLKKIVFFIVLITLTTLLSIFCKTENRSNAELVKADFDRQLVEFQNIIDQKLSIAVQNRDEKAIKQSFLQARIKYKQLEYYIEYFFPSTSVLLNGAPIDEIELGENLIENPTGFQVMEEIIYEDPTTENRKELGNEVKKMRLNLQRVSRFNEQYQITDAQLFDAIRLEIFRITSLGITGFDTPNALQSIPETVSALQGIANVLAKYENNASDKLVPSAISYLDKNADFDHFDRLTFITEYLDPISKHINLLRLEKKIPTATSGSALRDDATSMFQVNAFNVNKFVGNSTLFINDDKIALGKILFNDAVLSNGNNRSCASCHQQSLAFTDGLSKAAGISKGQSLLRNTPTLTYAGLQRGFFYDLKAGTLEDQALDVVHHKQEMNGSLTQAATRINSSKNYLTLFQKAYQDKTTKADPWKIQHALASYIRSLSPFNSRFDRYMQGDKKQLNQEEKEGFNLFMGKAKCGSCHFAPLFNGTQAPLFIKSEAEVLGVPATTDTLKPKIDPDLGRYALYAYPQYKHAFKTSTVRNITKTGPYMHNGVYKTLEQVMDFYNQGGGAGIGINIENQTLSADKLNLSKLEIKQIIAFLGTLEDRP
- a CDS encoding PhoX family protein, which translates into the protein MNKTLLKQKALALAVAAFVTSAVVISACKKNNEAENPETSPITLKDYSVNPSLVKTMPGFESLNITTLISSDDVLAESPNFIFGAQPDGAGIIKNPAGEGFIMINNHEILQSVSRVYLDKNFKPVKGEYIVDSDGGMTRLCSATMATPEEHGFSKPVFLTAGESGAESMIHAIDPLAAADKKNKQRTVSALGRWSAENAVPLPKASYAGKTVIMIGEDETDGQLAMYVSNTQGDLENGKLYVMKRSNNDPIETNMDKGQSYDVEFVELDNVKSSTGAQLQQQTIDKKALMLARVEDIDYRKGSAANGREVYFTATGVSQGDKLTPVSGKTMWGRVYKLVLDANNPLKGKLEVAVDGNDNPGKSIVNPDNLCVTENYVYIQEDGDSFYKNNDHDGTIWQFAMASKSLKPMLQMNHRRTDATFNAKYNPSNNVQLSSWEYGAMYDISALTGIPDTFIVNLHPHTWTSDKYKNADGGTTRLVNNNEGGQVVIVRGVSK